The nucleotide window TTACCACTGCATTGGGAAGTTGGTAGGGTATGTCTGGTGAAGTAAACAGGGAAAAAACGTAATAAAGGAGGCCAAGCAAAGCAGATGCCAGTGCTCCAACCTTATAACTAGCTTCTTCATCAGTAGTAAGGAAAACCGCCACAAAACCCACTATTGCCAGTGCAAATATGCTTCCGAACTTAAAAAAGGCCATAATGAGGCCTAGTATCATGCTGGTCAAAATGGCCATTTCCATACTAAATTTTGCCATGTTAGATTCCTCTTATAATAATAAAATCAAATTATTATTGACTTTAAACTTCACTCATCTATACCTTTAATTTAAACACTTAATCTATCTATAATAAGGTTTATAAGTATATTAGAGTTTATAAGGATTTTCATTAAGATTTTAATTTGATGTGCAATGGAATTTGAACCAGAGAAATTTAAAGTTACTAATATTATGTATAAAGATAAAGTTAATAGAATAAAAAAACAAAATTAACTTACAATGAGTGTTAAACCTATGAAGATAACCCGTAGTGTGGAAGATTACCTGGAAGCCATGTATTCATTGGAACAGGAACACGGAACCATCAGAGTTAAAGATGTGGCTCAAACTCTGGGAGTAAAACCCCCCAGTGTTGTGGAAGCTGTGAAAAAACTTTCCAAAATGAACCTGGTTTCTTATGAACGTTACGGTACAATCCAGTTAAAGGATGATGGTATTAAGATTGCTGAGGAAGTAGTTTGCCGTCATCATCTTCTCAAGGATTTCCTGATAATGATGGGTGTGGATAGTGAAGTAGCAGAAAATGATGCCTGTTCCATGGAACATGTGATGGATGTATCTTCCATTAACAAATTACGCAAATTTGTTGAGTTCAACAAAAGTTATCCCACAGCTCATCAATATATGGAAAAATTCAGGGAATACGCAGAAAAGGGAACAATAAATTCTAATGAGGGTTTATAACCTTAATAGGGAATTTATAACCATTAATTTAATATAAATCTTCCAGATATCTTCAAAAATCTTCCGAAAATCTTCAATATTAATAAAATCTCTATATCACAAAAACTCAGGATTATAAAATCTTAATCGGGCTTTACCATAAGAGGGGGTATTTTAGATATGAGTATTTTTAATGGAAGTTTCAATCCAGATGTGGATAAACTGGAAAGTGAAGGGGACATCAATGGCCTCATTAGAACGTTACAAAAGGGCAATAATAAA belongs to uncultured Methanobacterium sp. and includes:
- a CDS encoding metal-dependent transcriptional regulator, which codes for MKITRSVEDYLEAMYSLEQEHGTIRVKDVAQTLGVKPPSVVEAVKKLSKMNLVSYERYGTIQLKDDGIKIAEEVVCRHHLLKDFLIMMGVDSEVAENDACSMEHVMDVSSINKLRKFVEFNKSYPTAHQYMEKFREYAEKGTINSNEGL